A genomic window from Pantoea alhagi includes:
- the cysS gene encoding cysteine--tRNA ligase translates to MLKIFNTLTRQKEEFKPIHAGEVGMYVCGITVYDLSHIGHGRTFVAFDIVARYLRYSGYQLKYVRNITDIDDKIIKRANENRETVEELTNRMIAEMHADFRALNILPPDLEPRATRHISEIIELVEKLIARGHAYVASNGDVMFAVDSDADYGCLSRQDLEQLQAGARVEVADVKRNPMDFVLWKMSKADEPSWPSPWGAGRPGWHIECSAMNCKQLGEHFDIHGGGSDLMFPHHENEIAQSTCAHDGPYVNYWMHSGMVMVDREKMSKSLGNFFTIRDVLQHFDAETVRYFLMSGHYRSQLNYGEENLKQARAALERLYTALRHTDASAEAAGGEAFVARFREAMDDDFNTPEAYSVLFDLAREVNRLKAEDMTAANGLAARLRELAGVLGLLGQDPELFLQGGAQDDDVAEIEALIKMRNDARQAKDWAQADIARDKLNALGIVLEDGPQGTTWRRK, encoded by the coding sequence ATGCTTAAAATTTTTAATACCCTGACGCGACAAAAAGAGGAATTTAAACCGATTCATGCCGGAGAAGTGGGCATGTACGTGTGCGGCATTACCGTTTATGACCTCAGCCACATCGGCCATGGCCGTACTTTCGTGGCGTTCGATATTGTGGCGCGCTACCTACGCTACAGCGGCTATCAGCTGAAATATGTGCGCAATATCACCGATATTGATGACAAAATTATCAAGCGCGCCAATGAAAACCGGGAAACGGTAGAAGAGCTTACCAACCGCATGATCGCGGAAATGCATGCTGATTTCCGTGCGCTGAATATTCTGCCGCCCGATCTGGAACCGCGCGCCACGCGCCACATCAGCGAAATTATTGAGCTGGTGGAAAAGCTGATTGCTCGTGGTCATGCTTATGTCGCCAGCAATGGCGACGTAATGTTTGCCGTGGACAGCGATGCGGATTATGGCTGCCTTTCCCGTCAGGACCTGGAGCAGCTTCAGGCGGGCGCCCGTGTGGAAGTGGCGGATGTGAAACGCAATCCGATGGATTTCGTTTTATGGAAAATGTCGAAGGCGGACGAGCCAAGCTGGCCGTCACCGTGGGGCGCCGGACGTCCTGGCTGGCATATTGAGTGTTCAGCAATGAACTGCAAACAGCTGGGCGAGCATTTCGATATTCACGGCGGCGGATCTGACCTGATGTTCCCGCACCATGAAAATGAAATTGCGCAATCTACCTGTGCGCATGACGGCCCGTACGTTAATTACTGGATGCACTCCGGCATGGTGATGGTGGATCGCGAGAAGATGTCTAAATCTCTTGGCAACTTCTTTACCATTCGCGATGTGCTGCAGCACTTTGATGCGGAAACGGTGCGTTACTTCCTGATGTCCGGTCACTATCGTAGCCAGCTTAACTATGGCGAAGAGAATCTGAAACAGGCACGCGCGGCGCTGGAGCGCTTGTATACCGCGCTGCGCCACACCGATGCCAGCGCTGAGGCTGCAGGCGGAGAAGCATTCGTGGCCCGTTTCCGTGAGGCAATGGATGATGACTTCAATACGCCGGAAGCTTATTCGGTGCTGTTCGATCTGGCGCGTGAGGTCAACCGCCTGAAAGCGGAAGATATGACTGCCGCAAACGGGCTGGCCGCACGCCTGCGCGAGCTGGCGGGCGTGCTGGGCCTGCTGGGCCAGGATCCTGAGCTGTTCCTGCAGGGCGGGGCGCAGGATGACGATGTCGCGGAGATCGAAGCGCTGATCAAGATGCGTAACGATGCGCGCCAGGCCAAAGACTGGGCGCAGGCGGATATCGCGCGTGACAAGCTGAATGCGCTTGGCATTGTGCTGGAGGATGGGCCTCAGGGCACCACCTGGCGTCGTAAATAA
- the lpxH gene encoding UDP-2,3-diacylglucosamine diphosphatase, translating into MSRTLFIADLHLSQQEPAITAGFLRFLQRETQDADALYILGDLFEAWIGDDDPNPLHQQIAAALQALPLPVYFIHGNRDFLLGKRYARASGMQLLPEEQVLNLYGRPVLIMHGDTLCTDDEGYQRFRRKVHQRWLQKLFLALPLRLRQRIALRMRDSSKDANQHKSVEIMDVNPQAVMETMARHQVQWLIHGHTHRPAVHTLTVNGQPAERLVLGAWHSEGSMIEVTPQGLSLIHFPF; encoded by the coding sequence ATGTCACGCACGCTATTCATCGCAGATTTGCATCTGAGTCAGCAAGAACCGGCAATTACTGCCGGTTTTCTGCGTTTTTTACAGCGCGAAACGCAAGATGCTGATGCGTTGTACATTCTGGGCGATCTGTTTGAGGCCTGGATCGGCGATGACGATCCCAATCCACTGCATCAGCAGATTGCCGCTGCGCTGCAGGCGCTGCCGCTGCCGGTTTACTTCATCCATGGCAATCGCGATTTCCTGCTGGGCAAACGCTATGCCCGCGCCAGTGGCATGCAGCTGCTGCCGGAAGAGCAGGTACTGAATCTGTATGGCCGCCCGGTGCTGATTATGCATGGCGATACGCTCTGTACCGATGATGAAGGCTATCAGCGTTTTCGTCGTAAAGTGCATCAGCGCTGGCTGCAAAAGCTGTTTCTCGCCCTGCCGCTGCGGCTGCGTCAGCGTATTGCGCTGCGTATGCGCGACAGCAGTAAAGATGCTAATCAGCATAAATCGGTTGAGATTATGGATGTGAATCCTCAGGCGGTGATGGAGACCATGGCACGCCATCAGGTGCAGTGGCTGATCCACGGCCATACGCATCGTCCAGCGGTACATACGCTGACAGTCAATGGCCAGCCAGCGGAACGTCTGGTGCTGGGCGCCTGGCACAGCGAAGGGTCAATGATTGAAGTTACCCCGCAGGGCCTGTCGCTGATCCACTTCCCCTTTTAA
- a CDS encoding DeoR/GlpR family DNA-binding transcription regulator gives MHKAARQKALLTLLSEQGQSSVTQLAQILQVSVDTVRRDLNDLQQQGLAQKNHGGAIALDLPAMTRRARSALLNTTKQQLGEAVAAQIPPGSTLMLDAGSTVLAVAAALTVPARVVTASLDIAWALNDRPGIELILLGGQWDNQQRLFAGAATLAMLQRYRADIAILGACAVHPTLGLSASHEADAEIKRAMLAFSAQRWLVADHLKLNRCQPHRVADLAEIQRLFIDRRWDELPALSSTDISVIAEGEQHE, from the coding sequence ATGCATAAAGCTGCACGGCAAAAAGCCTTATTAACGCTGCTCAGCGAGCAGGGACAATCCAGCGTGACGCAGCTTGCTCAGATATTGCAGGTATCGGTTGATACCGTGCGTCGCGATCTGAACGATCTGCAACAGCAGGGGCTGGCGCAGAAAAATCATGGCGGGGCGATTGCGCTGGATCTACCAGCCATGACGCGTCGGGCGCGCAGCGCGCTACTCAACACAACCAAACAGCAGCTGGGAGAAGCGGTTGCGGCGCAGATCCCGCCGGGCAGTACGCTGATGCTGGATGCAGGTAGCACGGTGCTGGCGGTAGCCGCCGCGCTGACCGTTCCGGCGCGGGTGGTTACCGCCTCGCTGGATATTGCCTGGGCGCTCAACGATCGCCCTGGCATTGAGCTTATTTTGCTGGGCGGGCAGTGGGACAATCAGCAACGCCTGTTCGCTGGTGCTGCCACGCTGGCGATGCTGCAGCGCTATCGTGCCGATATTGCCATACTGGGTGCCTGCGCGGTGCATCCCACGCTGGGGCTTAGCGCCAGCCATGAGGCGGACGCAGAAATCAAACGCGCCATGCTGGCGTTCAGCGCCCAGCGCTGGCTGGTAGCCGATCATTTAAAGCTGAATCGTTGCCAGCCTCATCGGGTCGCGGATTTAGCCGAGATACAACGCCTGTTTATCGATCGTCGCTGGGATGAGCTGCCTGCTTTATCCTCTACCGACATCTCTGTTATCGCTGAAGGAGAACAACATGAGTAA
- the purK gene encoding 5-(carboxyamino)imidazole ribonucleotide synthase encodes MKPVCVLGNGQLGRMLRQAGEPLGIAVYPVGLDAEPEALPIQQSVVTAEVERWPETALTRELARHSAFVNRDIFPLLADRLTQKQLLDRLGLATAPWQLLSSAEQWPQVFAQLGELAIVKRRTGGYDGRGQWRLRAGETDALPGDCYGECIVEQGINFSGEVSLVGARGHDGRTVFYPLTHNLHQDGILRTSVALPQPVPAQQQQAEQMLSAIMHELNYVGVMAMECFVVPQGLLINELAPRVHNSGHWTQNGASISQFELHLRAILDLPLPLPVVSTPSVMVNLIGTALNQQWLSEPLVHLHWYEKEVRPGRKVGHLNLSDPDGQRLAAALQALVPMLPPEYASGIEWAQATLR; translated from the coding sequence ATGAAGCCGGTTTGCGTACTGGGAAATGGCCAGTTGGGAAGAATGCTGCGTCAGGCGGGTGAACCGCTGGGTATCGCAGTTTATCCGGTCGGTCTGGATGCTGAGCCGGAAGCGTTGCCGATTCAGCAGAGTGTGGTCACCGCTGAAGTTGAGCGCTGGCCAGAAACGGCGCTGACGCGTGAACTGGCGCGCCATTCAGCCTTTGTGAACCGCGATATTTTTCCGCTGCTTGCCGACCGTTTAACGCAAAAGCAGCTGCTCGATCGGCTGGGGCTGGCAACCGCACCCTGGCAGTTACTCTCTTCTGCTGAACAGTGGCCGCAGGTGTTCGCGCAGCTGGGCGAACTGGCGATTGTTAAGCGTCGTACCGGCGGCTATGACGGCCGCGGTCAGTGGCGTTTGCGCGCCGGAGAAACCGATGCGCTGCCCGGGGACTGCTACGGCGAATGCATCGTTGAGCAGGGCATCAACTTTTCTGGCGAAGTCTCGCTGGTGGGGGCGCGTGGACATGACGGCAGGACGGTGTTTTATCCGCTGACGCATAACCTGCATCAGGATGGGATCCTGCGCACCAGTGTTGCCTTGCCGCAGCCTGTCCCTGCCCAGCAGCAGCAGGCGGAGCAGATGCTGAGCGCGATTATGCATGAGCTTAACTACGTTGGCGTCATGGCGATGGAATGTTTTGTGGTGCCGCAAGGGCTGCTGATCAACGAGCTGGCGCCACGCGTACATAACAGCGGTCACTGGACACAAAACGGCGCGTCCATCAGCCAGTTTGAACTGCATCTGCGTGCGATTCTTGATCTGCCGCTGCCGCTGCCGGTAGTGAGTACGCCATCGGTGATGGTGAACCTGATCGGCACGGCGCTCAATCAGCAGTGGCTCAGCGAGCCGCTGGTGCATCTGCACTGGTATGAAAAAGAGGTGCGGCCCGGTCGTAAAGTAGGCCACCTGAATCTGAGCGATCCCGACGGGCAACGCCTTGCAGCTGCGCTTCAGGCGCTGGTGCCGATGCTGCCGCCGGAGTATGCCAGCGGCATTGAATGGGCGCAGGCCACGCTGCGCTAA
- the folD gene encoding bifunctional methylenetetrahydrofolate dehydrogenase/methenyltetrahydrofolate cyclohydrolase FolD gives MAAKIIDGKTIAQQVRLEVAEKVKQRLADGKRAPGLAVVLVGEDPASRIYVGSKRRACEEVGFISRSYDLPVTTSETELLALIDALNNDHEIDGILVQLPLPAGIDNVKVLERIAPDKDVDGFHPYNVGRLCQRAPLLRPCTPRGIITLLERYNIETNGLNAVVVGASNIVGRPMSLELLLAGCTTTVTHRFTKDLRHHIQYADLLVVAVGKPGFIPGEWIKPGAIVIDVGINRLESGKVVGDVDFEGAAERASWITPVPGGVGPMTVATLIQNTLQACEDYHDKGAV, from the coding sequence ATGGCAGCAAAAATTATTGACGGTAAAACGATTGCGCAGCAGGTGCGCCTTGAGGTTGCCGAAAAAGTGAAACAGCGTCTGGCGGACGGAAAACGCGCGCCGGGTCTGGCCGTGGTATTGGTGGGAGAAGATCCCGCCTCCCGGATCTATGTGGGCAGCAAGCGCCGCGCCTGCGAAGAAGTCGGTTTTATCTCTCGCTCTTACGATCTGCCCGTCACCACCAGCGAAACTGAACTGCTGGCGCTGATTGACGCCCTGAATAATGACCACGAGATCGACGGTATTCTGGTGCAGCTGCCGCTGCCTGCGGGCATTGATAACGTCAAGGTGCTGGAACGCATCGCCCCGGATAAAGACGTTGATGGTTTTCATCCGTATAATGTAGGCCGCCTGTGCCAGCGCGCCCCGCTGCTGCGCCCCTGCACGCCGCGCGGCATTATCACGTTGCTGGAGCGTTATAATATTGAAACCAATGGCCTGAACGCAGTAGTGGTTGGCGCATCGAATATCGTTGGACGTCCGATGAGCCTTGAACTGCTGCTGGCAGGCTGCACTACCACCGTTACGCATCGCTTTACCAAAGATCTGCGTCATCATATTCAATACGCCGATCTACTGGTAGTCGCCGTCGGTAAGCCAGGCTTTATTCCTGGTGAATGGATTAAGCCGGGCGCCATTGTGATTGATGTGGGCATTAACCGTTTAGAAAGCGGCAAAGTGGTGGGCGATGTCGATTTCGAAGGCGCTGCCGAACGTGCATCCTGGATTACCCCGGTGCCAGGCGGCGTTGGACCGATGACGGTGGCAACGCTGATCCAAAATACGCTGCAGGCGTGCGAAGACTATCACGATAAAGGAGCCGTATAA
- a CDS encoding tyrosine-type recombinase/integrase produces the protein MSITLRGGVWHCHFFTPNGKRVRRSLGTADKKQAQELHDRLKAEAWRVEELGDLPARSFEEACMRWLDEKEHKRSLDDDKVKIEFFLGHFAGRDISTITGEEVQKIVGRMVNRNHRRKWEIQRDAAIRDNKPVPPYKDKAVSAGTKSHYLSFMRSLLRAAANEWGWIKTAPVIKTKKPVSKRIRWLTREEANRLIECMPESMKPVVTFALATGLRRSNILDLEWTQVDMQRKVAWINPENAKAGKAIGVALNDTACRVLKEQIGKHSRWVFVHTKEATRPDGTKTPAVRKMRCDDNTAWRIGLKRAGIEDFRFHDLRHTWASWLIQSGVPLSALQEMGGWESIEMVRRYAHLAPNHLTEHARKIDSLLGDNDTNTTQGGNQVGLRIA, from the coding sequence ATGTCAATCACCCTCAGAGGCGGTGTATGGCACTGTCATTTCTTTACCCCAAATGGCAAAAGGGTTAGGCGATCGCTTGGGACAGCGGACAAGAAGCAAGCGCAGGAGCTGCATGACCGGCTGAAGGCTGAAGCATGGCGCGTCGAAGAGTTGGGCGACTTACCGGCGCGCTCATTTGAAGAAGCCTGCATGCGCTGGCTTGATGAAAAGGAGCATAAACGCAGCCTGGACGATGACAAAGTGAAGATAGAGTTCTTCCTTGGTCACTTTGCCGGGCGCGATATATCAACCATTACCGGCGAGGAAGTGCAGAAGATTGTGGGAAGGATGGTAAACCGCAATCATCGTCGGAAATGGGAGATTCAGCGGGATGCGGCCATCAGGGATAACAAGCCCGTTCCGCCATATAAGGACAAGGCAGTCAGCGCAGGCACAAAGAGCCATTATCTTTCTTTCATGCGATCGCTTCTTCGGGCAGCAGCAAATGAATGGGGATGGATAAAGACGGCACCGGTTATCAAAACCAAGAAGCCTGTCAGCAAGCGCATTCGGTGGCTGACCCGGGAAGAAGCAAACCGGCTGATTGAGTGCATGCCGGAAAGCATGAAACCAGTAGTGACTTTTGCACTGGCTACCGGGCTACGGCGCAGCAACATCCTCGACCTTGAATGGACGCAGGTCGATATGCAAAGGAAGGTGGCGTGGATAAATCCCGAGAACGCCAAAGCGGGCAAGGCTATTGGCGTGGCTCTGAATGATACGGCATGCAGGGTGTTAAAGGAGCAAATCGGGAAACATTCACGATGGGTATTTGTTCACACCAAAGAGGCAACCCGGCCTGACGGTACCAAGACCCCGGCGGTCAGGAAGATGCGGTGTGATGATAACACAGCGTGGCGGATCGGACTCAAGCGGGCAGGCATTGAGGACTTCCGGTTTCACGACTTGCGACACACCTGGGCAAGCTGGCTCATTCAGTCAGGAGTTCCATTGTCGGCGCTGCAGGAAATGGGTGGATGGGAAAGCATAGAAATGGTGCGTCGATATGCTCACCTCGCCCCTAACCATTTAACGGAGCATGCGCGCAAAATTGACTCACTTTTAGGTGACAACGACACAAATACGACACAAGGAGGAAATCAGGTAGGTTTGCGAATTGCGTAA
- the ybcJ gene encoding ribosome-associated protein YbcJ, translating into MATFSLGKHAHVDLCDLLKLEGWVESGAVAKNLIADGLVTVDGQVETRKRCKIVAGQTVEFSGQRVTVTA; encoded by the coding sequence ATGGCGACATTTTCCCTGGGTAAACATGCGCATGTGGATTTATGCGATCTACTGAAGCTTGAAGGCTGGGTAGAGAGCGGCGCTGTGGCCAAAAACCTGATTGCCGACGGGCTGGTTACCGTGGATGGCCAGGTTGAAACCCGTAAACGCTGTAAGATTGTCGCGGGACAAACCGTTGAATTCAGCGGTCAGCGCGTGACGGTAACGGCCTGA
- the ppiB gene encoding peptidylprolyl isomerase B: protein MVTFQTNHGDIVIKTFDDKAPATVQNFLDYCREGFYDNTIFHRVINGFMIQGGGFEPGMQQKATKAEIRNEANNGLKNTRGTLAMARTSAPHSATAQFFINVADNDFLNFRDESLQGWGYCVFAEVVDGMDVVDKIKGVATGRSGMHQDVPKEDVIIQKVTVSE, encoded by the coding sequence ATGGTTACTTTCCAGACTAATCATGGCGATATCGTGATCAAAACGTTTGATGACAAAGCGCCTGCAACCGTGCAGAACTTCCTGGACTACTGTCGTGAAGGTTTTTACGACAACACCATTTTCCACCGTGTGATCAATGGCTTTATGATCCAGGGCGGCGGCTTTGAGCCGGGCATGCAGCAGAAAGCCACCAAAGCGGAAATCCGCAACGAGGCCAACAACGGCCTGAAAAACACCCGCGGCACGCTGGCGATGGCGCGTACTTCCGCACCGCACTCCGCTACCGCGCAGTTCTTTATCAACGTAGCAGACAACGACTTCCTGAACTTCCGTGACGAAAGCCTGCAGGGCTGGGGTTACTGCGTGTTCGCCGAAGTGGTAGATGGCATGGACGTGGTTGATAAAATCAAAGGTGTGGCTACCGGCCGCAGCGGCATGCATCAGGACGTACCGAAAGAAGACGTGATCATTCAGAAAGTCACCGTTAGCGAGTAA
- the purE gene encoding 5-(carboxyamino)imidazole ribonucleotide mutase, whose protein sequence is MSLNAAPTRIAIVMGSKSDWATMQFAAEILTVLDVPFHVEIVSAHRTPDKLFSFAESAADNGFQVIIAGAGGAAHLPGMLAAKTLVPVLGVPVQSAALSGVDSLYSIVQMPRGIPVGTLAIGKAGAANAALLATQILATHDRELATRLAAWRQAQTDEVLNNPDPREEA, encoded by the coding sequence ATGTCTCTTAACGCCGCCCCGACCCGCATCGCCATTGTCATGGGTTCAAAAAGTGACTGGGCCACTATGCAGTTCGCTGCGGAAATCCTTACCGTTCTGGACGTTCCTTTCCATGTTGAAATCGTTTCTGCGCATCGCACGCCCGATAAGCTGTTCAGCTTTGCCGAAAGCGCGGCGGATAACGGTTTTCAGGTGATTATCGCCGGTGCCGGCGGCGCGGCGCATCTGCCTGGCATGCTGGCGGCAAAAACGCTGGTGCCGGTGCTGGGTGTACCGGTACAGAGCGCGGCGCTGAGCGGCGTTGATAGCCTCTATTCTATTGTGCAGATGCCGCGTGGTATTCCGGTTGGTACGCTGGCGATTGGTAAAGCGGGCGCGGCCAATGCCGCACTGCTGGCGACGCAAATTCTGGCGACGCACGATCGTGAGTTAGCGACCCGTCTTGCCGCCTGGCGACAGGCACAGACCGATGAGGTGCTGAATAACCCCGATCCGCGGGAGGAAGCATGA
- a CDS encoding oxidoreductase has protein sequence MSNTATPAKMLNVVLIGYGFAGKTFHAPLLSATAGLNLYAIASSDAAKVHADFPGMRVIAEPQQAITHPDIDLVVIASPNTTHAPLARQALEAGKHVVVDKPFTLDMQEARELIALAQEKGLLLSVFHNRRWDSDYLGVRQAIEQGQVGHVVQFESHIDRFRPQVRVRWREQNVPGSGLWFDIGPHLIDQALQLFGLPESVQGNIATLRDNAEVNDWAHAVLNYPSHRVILHCSMLVAGGVARFSVHGTKGSLIKGRADRQESQLLAGVTPGSAGWGEDDEAMVLYSGEAQTQLPTPAGDQRQYYIQIANALNGAQQNPVPPEQALAVMAVLEAAVKASESGQAQSPALSAEEKSALRFPQVQ, from the coding sequence ATGAGTAACACCGCTACGCCTGCAAAGATGCTTAACGTTGTGCTGATTGGCTATGGTTTTGCCGGTAAAACCTTTCATGCACCGCTGCTCTCCGCTACGGCGGGCCTGAACTTGTATGCTATCGCCTCCAGCGATGCCGCCAAAGTCCATGCCGATTTTCCTGGCATGCGTGTGATCGCCGAGCCACAGCAGGCGATCACGCATCCCGATATCGATCTGGTGGTGATCGCCTCGCCGAATACCACGCACGCCCCGCTGGCGCGTCAGGCGCTGGAAGCGGGCAAGCATGTGGTGGTTGATAAACCCTTTACGCTGGATATGCAGGAAGCACGTGAGCTGATCGCGCTGGCGCAGGAGAAAGGGCTACTGCTGTCGGTATTCCACAATCGCCGCTGGGACAGCGACTATCTCGGCGTGCGTCAGGCAATAGAGCAGGGGCAGGTGGGACATGTGGTGCAGTTTGAATCGCATATTGATCGTTTCCGTCCGCAGGTTCGCGTGCGCTGGCGCGAGCAGAACGTGCCGGGCAGCGGCCTGTGGTTTGATATCGGTCCACATCTGATTGATCAGGCGCTTCAGCTGTTTGGCTTGCCAGAAAGCGTTCAGGGCAATATCGCCACGCTGCGTGATAATGCGGAAGTGAATGACTGGGCGCATGCGGTCTTAAATTATCCGTCGCATCGCGTGATCCTGCATTGCAGCATGCTGGTGGCCGGTGGTGTAGCGCGCTTTAGCGTACACGGCACCAAAGGCAGCCTGATTAAAGGACGGGCCGATCGCCAGGAAAGCCAGCTGCTGGCTGGGGTTACACCTGGCAGCGCAGGGTGGGGCGAGGATGATGAAGCGATGGTGCTGTATAGCGGCGAAGCGCAAACGCAGCTGCCTACGCCAGCGGGCGATCAGCGTCAGTATTATATTCAGATCGCCAATGCGCTGAACGGTGCGCAGCAGAATCCGGTACCGCCTGAGCAGGCGCTGGCAGTAATGGCAGTACTGGAGGCAGCGGTAAAAGCATCAGAAAGCGGTCAGGCCCAGTCGCCAGCGCTCAGCGCCGAAGAAAAGAGCGCACTGCGTTTTCCTCAGGTGCAGTAA